From the genome of Planctomycetota bacterium:
TGACGTGAGAAGTTGCGAGTTGCTGGTTGCTAGAGCAACTTTCAAGAGACTGTAGCGTGGGTGGCACGTCCCAAGCGCAGCGCAGGGCGTGGGGAATCGCCTATCAAATCTCGGAATCGGTACATGCTTCCCCACGCCCGAAGGACGGGCGTGCCACCCAGACGTTAGAACGTCGTGAGAGGCGCTCTAGCGAAGTCCGAATGACGAAGGCTTCCGCTCCCCTTCGTCATTAGGGCTTCTGGTTTTCTTCGCGACCTTCGCGTCTTTGCGGTTCAAATAATCCTCCGTCGCTTGCTCCGTGTCTTCCTCCGTGCCCTCGGTGTCTCCGTGGCAAATCTCTTTCCGAACCATCGAGCGCGCACAAAAAAAACCGGGCCGGCTGCGTTTCGCAACCGGCCCGGCTGGGTGAACAACATGATGGACTCGGCAACCCTGTCGGCTGTCGCGCCCGGTTCGGCTTAGGCGAACAATTCCTTGATCACGCGGCCGCCCGCGGCGATCTTCATCGGACGATTGTTCTTGCTGGTGTGGACGATTTCGAGCGAAATGCCCATCGACTTCAGCACCGAAGCCATCAGATCCTGGGCGCTGTATGGATCGGTCTCGACCGAGGTGCCGTCCGCGTTGGTCTTGCCCACCGCGACGCCACCCTTGAACGAGCCGCCCGCCACGAACGTCGACCAGCTACGAGCCCAGTGATCGCGACCGGCGTTGCCGTTGATGCGCGGCGTACGGCCGAAGTCGCCCATCCACACGATCGACACGTCTTGCAACATGTTGCGATCGCGCAGGTCTTCGATCAGGGCGCTCATCGCCTGGTCCATGACCGGCAGACGGTTCTTCAGGTTGGTGTGGACGTTCTGGTGATCGTCCCAACCGCCGAAGTCGACTTCGACGAACGGCACACCCGTCTCGACCAGACGGCGAGCCATCAGGCACGCGCGGCCGAAGCCAGTGTTACGCGCCATGCCGCCGGCGGCCGGAGCGCCCGCCGCCGCGACGGCGCCGTAGCGTTCCTTGACCTTCTGCGATTCGCTATCGACCTTAAACGCTTCCATCTGCTTGCTGGTCAGCAGATTCGAGGTGTTCTTCAACACCTTGAAGTGGTCATAGGCCGACTCGCCACGGAGCAGGTTCTTTTCGTTCGGACCAGCAAAGTTCAGGTCCATCTTGGCCAGCATGTCCATCCGTTCCATCAAGCGGCCCGGATTGTTGCCGCCGATGTCCAGGTTGCGGACCTGGCCGTTGGTCTCGACGACGAACGGCGAGTAGGTCATGCCCAGGTAACCGGGGCCAACGCTGCCGCCGCCGACGGCGACGAACGGAGGAATCTCCAAGCCGGCGTACTTCCACATCGATTCCGTCTCGTGCGCGATGACCGCGCCGTAGCTCGGGTGTTCGATGTTCGGGTTCGGCACGAAGCCCGTGTGCATGTAGTAGCGACCACGGTTGTGGTCGGCTTCACGCGTGCTCATCGAGCGGATCAGCGAGAAGTTCTCGCCCAACTTGGCCAACATGGGCAGATGTTCGCAA
Proteins encoded in this window:
- a CDS encoding DUF1501 domain-containing protein produces the protein MTRRHFMQHAATVTALSAPTANFFVNTLSANAADVQRRQKACILLYMGAGPATIDIWDLKPGAPTGGSFKPISTTGDFQICEHLPMLAKLGENFSLIRSMSTREADHNRGRYYMHTGFVPNPNIEHPSYGAVIAHETESMWKYAGLEIPPFVAVGGGSVGPGYLGMTYSPFVVETNGQVRNLDIGGNNPGRLMERMDMLAKMDLNFAGPNEKNLLRGESAYDHFKVLKNTSNLLTSKQMEAFKVDSESQKVKERYGAVAAAGAPAAGGMARNTGFGRACLMARRLVETGVPFVEVDFGGWDDHQNVHTNLKNRLPVMDQAMSALIEDLRDRNMLQDVSIVWMGDFGRTPRINGNAGRDHWARSWSTFVAGGSFKGGVAVGKTNADGTSVETDPYSAQDLMASVLKSMGISLEIVHTSKNNRPMKIAAGGRVIKELFA